A genome region from Danio aesculapii chromosome 2, fDanAes4.1, whole genome shotgun sequence includes the following:
- the LOC130237520 gene encoding cortexin-1, with amino-acid sequence MSESPLMEYNLASSLAPVSDPGATAGLLLAPDSEQGTALCFVGLLLLFLVFLLVRCFRILLDPYSSMPSSSWSDHKDGLERGQFDYALV; translated from the coding sequence ATGAGTGAAAGTCCTCTGATGGAGTACAATCTAGCGTCGTCTCTGGCCCCCGTCTCGGATCCCGGGGCCACAGCGGGGCTCCTGCTGGCTCCGGACAGCGAGCAGGGCACGGCGCTCTGCTTTGTGGGTCTCCTGCTGCTGTTTCTGGTGTTTCTGCTGGTGCGCTGTTTCCGGATTCTCCTGGACCCGTACAGCAGCATGCCGTCCTCATCCTGGTCAGATCATAAAGACGGATTGGAGAGAGGACAGTTCGATTACGCGCTTGTGTAA